The sequence GATTAAGAGCCAGATTCAGAATCCTTCTCCGTTGCATTAGTGAGAGTCACAACCTTCTCGGGTTCATATTCAAAATCACTTTCGGAATCCTACACTGTTGTGGCAGCGACAGAAGGCTTCGTCACAATCTTCTCGGGTTCAGATTTGGAATCACTTTCAGAATCCTTCTCAGTTGTGGCGGTGAGAGAGGGCTACGCCACAACCTTCTTGGGGTCAGATTTGGAATCACTTTTTAAATTCTTCTCCGTTGCGGTGGCAACAGCAGGCTTTGTCACAACCTTCTTGTGTTCAGATTCAGAATCACTTTCCGAATCCTTCTCCGTTGTGGCGGTGATAGAAGGCTACATCACAAccctctctccttctcctttgttGCGGTGACAGAAGGCTTCGTCACAACCTTCTCGGGTTTAGATTCAGAATCACTTTCAGAATCCTTCTTTGTTGTGGCGGCGAGAGAAGACTTCGTCACAACCTTTTCGGGTTcagattcagaatcattttCGGAATCCTTCTCCGTTGCAGCGGCAAGAGAAAACTTTCTTACAACCTTCTCGGGTTCAGATTCAGAATCACTTTCGGAATCATTCTCCGTTATTGTGATGACAGAAGACTTCGTCACAACCCTCTAGTCCTTCTCCTTTCTGGCGGTGATAGAAGGCTTCGTCACAACCATCTCGGATCCCGATTCAGAATCAGTTTCGAAATCCGATCCCGATTCAGAATCGGAAATTTGCTTCTCCGTTGCGGTGGCCAGGCTTCATCACGGCTGATGGTTCTTTAGAAGACACTTCATTCTCTTCCTCCGACGAAGAAACTTCTTTGCTTTTTGAGATTTTGCTTTACGACTttacaacttcttcttttttaattcaacTGACCTAACGACATTATTTGCTTTATGAAGCCATGAACAATACTAGTATGTAGAATATGCTATTTTGctaattgataacaaaaagttCAAGAATAATTCTTTCAACAAAGCTTAACAAAACATTCATTTCAGAGAGCAACAATAAAAGCTTAACCTCATAATAAAAGCATCTAACTAGATGCTTCATCCATATTTCTTAAGAGTTGATGAAGAAACCCGGTCTTCCCCAAGTGAAAGTTTAATTCCCTAGACTGCAAAGCTTTCAACTGCTCCTCAAATATATTCTCATCCTCTGAAGAAAGCCCACTTACACCTTTTTCAGCACCAAGTTCATCCATACCAAAACCCAATAAAGCtccaacaagaaaagaagactCAACACTCTTTGACTTGCCATTCTTTGACTTCTTCCCATTAGACTTAACAGCTTATTTACGAGCTAACCAATCAAGCTTAGACAAGTCAAAGGCCTTGTGATCACGAGCGTTGACAAATGTTGGATCATCACCTTGTAAGACAAGCATCTCATCATCTTCAGTCCATAGACGTTGGAAGTATGGTTTCCTCTCCACTAACACGACCTTGACACTCTTCACTGACACTCCTCCTTCGTCTGACTCATAGGAGCGGGAGCGCTTTCTCACTGAGGATTCGTTTACAGGGCGCTTGGTTGTCACAAACTCCACAAATTCATACTCGGAAGCACCTTCTTCGGATCCAGATTAAGAGCCAGATTCGGGATCCTTTTTCGTTGTGGCAGCAAGAGTCACAACCTTCTCGGGTTCATATTCGGAATAACTTTTGGGATCCTTCTCTCTTGGGGTGGCGAGAGAAGGCTTTGTCACAACCTTCTCTGATTTGGAtttagaatcacttttggaatcCTTTTCAGTTGTGGCGGCGAGAGAAGGCTTCGTCACAACCTTCTCGGGTTTAGATTCGGAATCACTTTTGAAATCCTTCTCCGCTGCGGCGGCAAGAGGAGGCTTCGTCACCACCTTCTCAGGTTCAGATTCAGAATCACTTTTGGCAT comes from Camelina sativa cultivar DH55 chromosome 19, Cs, whole genome shotgun sequence and encodes:
- the LOC104768027 gene encoding probable transcription factor At1g11510 codes for the protein MSRKREDEQLTVSVSGEEFSSSEEENEVFSEEPSAVMKPALATAIEKQVKTKPALAAATEKDSESGSESELDKVVTKPSLDATTEKDSESDSETEPEKVVMKPSLTATKEKDERVVTKPPLAAAAEKDFKSDSESKPEKVVTKPSLAATTEKDSKSDSKSKSEKVVTKPSLATPREKDPKSYSEYEPEKRPVNESSVRKRSRSYESDEGGVSVKSVKVVLVERKPYFQRLWTEDDEMLVLQGDDPTFVNARDHKAFDLSKLDWLARK